DNA from Phocoena phocoena chromosome 1, mPhoPho1.1, whole genome shotgun sequence:
tttcttaaattaaaatttgtgtggaaaacATATGCAAATACACCTTCTTGGCCCCTAACGTAAGAGTTGAATCATTGATGTATGCATGCCTGTTATTGCATGTTAATACACAGAATCCCCTTATGTGGATTTTTAGTAGATTGTTTGGGATACCTTTTTGTTATATCGTgttgtatttttaagaattaccttcttcagaaattaaaaaaatatttttggattcCTTTATGCGATGAGTTTTAACTAAAACTTGTCCTATGGATGTAATCAGTTTTAACTATACATGCTTTTAGCAATATTTTACAGATCGCACgtttgggaaaacaaaaaaaagttgtcTTTTCTAGTGGAGTTTGCGGTGGCGATACCTGCCTGCCTTTTCTTTTGCTGCGTTGGCACAAGCGTTGTGCTTATTTTGTTGTAAATGGTTCCAGTATTTTATCAGTTCACTAGGCTGGAACTGATGAGAGGTAATTAGGTGACTGTATTTACAGCTTGAATAAGAAACTCGCCAGTGATTGAACACAAACTCATTGGGAGGGGGGACAGGATCAATTCTCAACTTGGCAAGACAGATCCCTACATATACATCTTCCAAGTGCAAACGACGGATGCTTAAAGAAACTTTAAATATCTTCTCTGCCAGATCTCCAGAAAAAACATAACCAGTCCCGGAACAGAAGACAGGATAGCGCTCACTTGGGTAGAGGTCTGGTGGCATGTACCACTTGCTGTCTTTGTTTCGGTTGGGTGCGTATCCCCTCATTAGGTAACCAGTAAAATAGTTATGTCTAGGAGGCAGGTCTGGCTTCAGTAACTTAAGTATTAAATATTCGGTGTTGACAAACATGTCACTGTCAGTTTTCATAACATATGGAATATGTGGACAGTATGTGGCAACCCAGTTCATGCCCATTAGTGTTTTAATGGTCAGATTATAGTATGTATCTAAATATTCCTGTTGAATTATGTCATGGTATTGTCTGCTTTCTTCCAGGATTGCACGTTGAAGGTAGCCATTTAACTTAATACTTACACCCAACAAAAAAATTCGTGTGATTTGGATACCAGGTGCTAGACTTTCATTGCCCCAAGTTTGCCGAATAGCTCTTCTAGCTTCTATCTGTCCAGGTTCTGCAGCTATTAGTAGTATTAAAAAAGGGCTTTTCTCCTGGCATTTTGCAGGTTCATTGATAAGGTATTTGAAATGGTAAGAATTTGGATGTCCAGTGCCTTTTTCATTGTAAATACTTCCGTTGGCACTGAGTGTATTCTCCAGCCCTGTAACTCCTTGTGGTGACAGATCTGTGTTATTGGAGTTAGTTGCTGTTTGAGGCCTCAGAGTCTGCGGGACTGTTTCTTTCCAAATGTTCCGAAGAGAGCTGTGGTTTGTCTCACTTTTTGTAGAACGAAATCCACGGAAAGTGTATGTCACAGGGTTTTCTTTGAATCCAGTTCTGCCTGGCAGCCAGTCATGatgattgaaaaacaaaaacatagcaaAAAGAAACACGAGAGAAAGTACACCAATAAGATGGGTACGGAACAGAGACCTCTTGGCATTCCAGCTCATCTTTGCAAAGCAGCAGTGTCTTCTTCTCCACTGAAGCATGTTGTAAATATCCAGTAGTGGATGAGAGATCGGTGGCTGAGAATGTGTTCTTCTCCTGAATCAGTACTGTTCTTTGGTAATCATTTTCTAATGCGGTCACGTTGTCTCCCTCGCAGTCATTCTATAAAGATGAAGCATAAACGTTTACAGAATGGAAATATCACAGAACTGCTTGAAAGAGACTAATAAAATTAGGGCACATGGAAATTTTTAAGCTGTGAAAATAGGAT
Protein-coding regions in this window:
- the B3GALT2 gene encoding beta-1,3-galactosyltransferase 2, encoding MLQWRRRHCCFAKMSWNAKRSLFRTHLIGVLSLVFLFAMFLFFNHHDWLPGRTGFKENPVTYTFRGFRSTKSETNHSSLRNIWKETVPQTLRPQTATNSNNTDLSPQGVTGLENTLSANGSIYNEKGTGHPNSYHFKYLINEPAKCQEKSPFLILLIAAEPGQIEARRAIRQTWGNESLAPGIQITRIFLLGVSIKLNGYLQRAILEESRQYHDIIQQEYLDTYYNLTIKTLMGMNWVATYCPHIPYVMKTDSDMFVNTEYLILKLLKPDLPPRHNYFTGYLMRGYAPNRNKDSKWYMPPDLYPSERYPVFCSGTGYVFSGDLAEKIFKVSLSIRRLHLEDVYVGICLAKLRIDPVPPPNEFVFNHWRVSYSSCKYSHLITSHQFQPSELIKYWNHLQQNKHNACANAAKEKAGRYRHRKLH